The nucleotide sequence ACCTGGTCCCCGCGACGCTGACCAACGCGCTGGTCGACGACCGGCTCGACGACGACGACGCCGGTGCGGGCTTCATCCTCGACGGCTACCCGCGCTCCGTGGAGCAGGCCGAGGCGCTCGCCGAGATGCTCGCCAAGCGCAACCTGTCCCTCGACGCGGTGGTCGAGTTCCGCGTCTCCGAGGACGAGCTGCTGAACCGGCTGAAGTCGCGTGGCCGCGCCGACGACACCGAGGACGTCATCCTCAACCGCATGAAGGTCTACCGCCAGGAGACCGCGCCGCTGCTCGACTTCTACTCCGACGAGCTGAAGACCGTGGACGCCATCGGCAGCCTCGACGAGGTGTTCGCGCGCACCCTGCAGGCGCTCGGGCGCTGACGTGATCGGCCTGCCCGGGCTGCGTGGGCGCAAGGTCGTCCCGCAGCGCACTCCCGGTGAACTCGACGCCATGGCGGTGGCCGGGGCGCTGGTGGCCGCGGCCCTTCGGGCGGTCCGAGCGGCCGCCGTGCCCGGCGCGTCGACGCTCGACCTCGACCGGGTCGCCGAAGCGGTGATCCGGGACGGCGGCGGCGTGCCGTCGTTCTTGGGCTACCACGGCTACCCGGGGTCGATCTGCTCGTCGGTCAACGACCGCGTCGTGCACGGCATCCCCACCGCCGACGAGGTCCTCGCGGCCGGCGACCTGGTCTCCATCGACTGTGGCGCCATCGTGGACGGCTGGCACGGCGACTCGGCGTTCACCTTCGGCGTCGGCACGCTGATCGACGCCGACGCCAACCTGTCCGAGGCCACCC is from Mycolicibacterium grossiae and encodes:
- a CDS encoding adenylate kinase, which encodes MRIVLLGPPGAGKGTQAEKLAEKLGIPHISTGDLFRHNISNETELGLEAKKYLDAGDLVPATLTNALVDDRLDDDDAGAGFILDGYPRSVEQAEALAEMLAKRNLSLDAVVEFRVSEDELLNRLKSRGRADDTEDVILNRMKVYRQETAPLLDFYSDELKTVDAIGSLDEVFARTLQALGR
- the map gene encoding type I methionyl aminopeptidase; translation: MIGLPGLRGRKVVPQRTPGELDAMAVAGALVAAALRAVRAAAVPGASTLDLDRVAEAVIRDGGGVPSFLGYHGYPGSICSSVNDRVVHGIPTADEVLAAGDLVSIDCGAIVDGWHGDSAFTFGVGTLIDADANLSEATRLSMEAGIAAMVPGNRLTDVSHAIENGTHDAEQRHGRSYGIVAGYGGHGIGREMHMDPFLPNEGAPGRGPYLAPGSVLAIEPMLTLGTSRTRVLDDDWTVVTTDGSRAAHWEHTVAVTDDGPRILTL